The following proteins come from a genomic window of Microbacterium sulfonylureivorans:
- a CDS encoding ATP-binding cassette domain-containing protein, with the protein MAHDTAPPAIDVRGLRKTFGKQVVLDDLDLVVRRGEVFALLGPNGAGKTTTINVLTTLTRPESGTATVSGIDVMAFPERVKQRISLTGQSAAVDDVLTGTENVVMLGRLSGLSPRAARRRAGELLERFGLTDAASRRVGAYSGGMRRRLDLALSFVVTPEVLFLDEPTTGLDTRSRRELWDVIRSLADAGTTVFLTTQYLEEADQLADRIAVLDGGRVVATGSAAQLKSRVGGDTVELHDAHGELLREVPTDGTVSDLRRALDVLDESGAEGVVSLRRPSLDDVFLALTSPDARRAEASLKEIA; encoded by the coding sequence ATGGCACACGACACCGCACCGCCCGCGATCGACGTCCGCGGTCTCCGCAAGACGTTCGGAAAGCAGGTCGTGCTCGACGACCTCGACCTCGTCGTCCGACGCGGCGAGGTCTTCGCCCTCCTCGGGCCCAACGGCGCGGGCAAGACGACGACGATCAACGTGCTGACCACGCTCACGCGCCCCGAGTCGGGAACCGCGACGGTCTCGGGCATCGACGTCATGGCGTTCCCCGAGCGGGTCAAGCAGCGCATCAGCCTCACCGGCCAGTCCGCCGCTGTCGACGATGTGCTGACCGGCACGGAGAACGTCGTGATGCTCGGACGCCTGTCGGGCCTCTCCCCTCGCGCCGCGCGGCGGCGTGCCGGCGAGCTCCTCGAGCGGTTCGGCCTGACGGATGCCGCGTCCCGGCGCGTCGGGGCATACTCCGGCGGCATGCGCCGCCGCCTCGACCTCGCCCTGAGCTTCGTCGTGACCCCCGAGGTGCTCTTCCTCGACGAGCCCACGACCGGCCTCGACACACGCAGCAGGCGGGAGCTGTGGGACGTGATCCGCTCCCTCGCCGACGCCGGCACCACCGTCTTCCTCACGACGCAGTACCTCGAGGAGGCGGACCAGCTCGCCGATCGCATCGCCGTGCTCGACGGCGGCAGGGTCGTCGCGACCGGTAGCGCGGCCCAGCTCAAGTCCCGCGTCGGCGGCGACACCGTCGAGCTGCACGACGCGCACGGCGAGCTCCTCCGCGAGGTGCCCACCGACGGCACGGTCTCAGACCTCCGCCGCGCCCTCGACGTGCTCGACGAGTCCGGCGCGGAAGGCGTCGTGAGCCTGCGGCGCCCGAGCCTCGACGACGTGTTCCTCGCCCTCACCTCACCCGACGCGCGCCGCGCCGAGGCATCCCTGAAGGAGATCGCATGA
- a CDS encoding ABC transporter permease, translated as MTALTLAPEAPTLRPRISGLTAESVFVGRSLRHSLRDGESLLMAIMLPVMLMLLFTYVFGGAIDPTGGYVDYVVPGIILLCAGFGASSTAVYVASDMKAGIIDRFRTLPVRASAVLTGHVVASLLRNLVATGLVVCVALLVGFRPTADPAGWLAALGMIALWILAITYLFAALGLASKSPEGANAYGFVILFLPYLSSAFVPVDSMPEWLQWVAENQPVTPIIETIRGLLMGTPMDGQAWWGIGWCLAILVVSFAWGAWLFRRKAGRR; from the coding sequence ATGACCGCCCTGACCCTCGCCCCGGAGGCGCCGACGCTGCGCCCGCGCATCTCGGGGCTCACCGCCGAGAGCGTGTTCGTCGGCCGCAGCCTGCGCCACTCGCTTCGCGACGGCGAGTCGCTGCTGATGGCGATCATGCTGCCCGTGATGCTCATGCTGCTGTTCACCTATGTGTTCGGCGGCGCCATCGACCCGACGGGCGGCTACGTCGACTACGTGGTGCCCGGGATCATCCTGCTGTGCGCCGGCTTCGGCGCCTCCAGCACCGCGGTGTATGTCGCGAGCGACATGAAGGCGGGCATCATCGACCGCTTCCGCACGCTGCCCGTCCGCGCCAGCGCCGTGCTGACCGGGCACGTCGTGGCGAGCCTGCTGCGCAACCTCGTCGCCACCGGGCTCGTGGTGTGCGTCGCGCTGCTGGTGGGGTTCCGGCCGACCGCCGATCCGGCCGGCTGGCTCGCGGCGCTCGGAATGATCGCGCTGTGGATCCTCGCGATCACCTACCTCTTCGCGGCGCTGGGCCTCGCGTCGAAGAGCCCTGAGGGCGCCAACGCATACGGATTCGTCATCCTGTTCCTGCCATACCTGTCGAGCGCCTTCGTGCCGGTGGACTCGATGCCCGAGTGGCTGCAGTGGGTGGCCGAGAACCAGCCGGTCACTCCGATCATCGAGACGATCCGCGGACTCCTGATGGGTACGCCGATGGACGGGCAGGCGTGGTGGGGAATCGGATGGTGCCTCGCGATCCTGGTGGTCTCGTTCGCGTGGGGCGCATGGCTGTTCCGCCGCAAGGCGGGGCGCCGCTGA
- a CDS encoding ArsR/SmtB family transcription factor — protein MADIFDVIADGTRRDILRLLLDRAASGERGTSVSYIVHELGASQPTVSKHLKVLREAHLVSVREEGQHRYYSLSAEPLDEVDDWLVPFLGDEDAPQYAGSTLPDSAAHAADVVGRAAASAKYAIENALKKLPGR, from the coding sequence ATGGCGGACATCTTCGACGTGATCGCGGACGGCACGCGTCGCGACATCCTGCGACTCCTGCTCGATCGCGCCGCCTCGGGGGAGCGCGGCACCAGCGTCTCCTACATCGTGCACGAGCTCGGCGCGAGCCAGCCGACGGTGTCGAAGCACCTCAAGGTGCTGCGCGAGGCACACCTGGTCTCGGTGCGCGAGGAGGGCCAGCACCGCTACTACAGCCTGTCGGCCGAGCCGCTCGACGAAGTGGATGACTGGCTCGTGCCGTTCCTCGGCGACGAGGACGCGCCCCAGTACGCGGGGTCTACCCTGCCCGACTCCGCCGCACACGCGGCCGACGTCGTGGGCAGGGCCGCGGCATCCGCGAAGTACGCGATCGAGAACGCCCTCAAGAAGCTCCCCGGCCGCTGA
- a CDS encoding TrkH family potassium uptake protein, with protein MATDPAGSIVRRVPSVLKAAWDRLRNLTTSSPARFAVLVFASLVLLFTALLSLPAATTDGRRLPLADAVFTAVSTICVTGLSTIDIATVLSPFGKALIFIGVNIGGMGVLTLASILGLIISKRLGLRAKLIAASDSNPLRTHGGPVNEGQTVRLGEVGTLLRTVALSTLLIEALVALALYPSLIFAGVPPLDALWEAPFYAAMSFTNTGFTPNPGGLVPFADDYFLLTVLMAGVFLGSIGFPVIYSLWRHYWHVRKWGLHTKLTIITTVLLFFAGAAAFLALEFNNPKTFGSMDAWDTTFQAFFLSAMTRSGGFAVVDIGDLYGSSIIVGCMLMFVGGGSASTAGGIKVTTLAVLALAVWSEAKGRQSVEAFGRRIPSDVQRVALSVVAWGATIVALSTITIAQISQAPVSDVLFDVISGFATVGLSTGLTAELSDPGVYVMALTIFMGRIGTVTLAAAVAATNRSQLYSLPVERPIVG; from the coding sequence ATGGCGACTGACCCGGCTGGGTCGATCGTGCGCCGCGTGCCGTCGGTGCTGAAGGCCGCTTGGGATCGCCTGCGGAATCTCACGACGTCATCGCCCGCTCGCTTCGCAGTGCTCGTCTTCGCGTCCCTCGTGCTGCTGTTCACGGCACTGCTGTCCCTGCCCGCAGCGACCACGGACGGGCGCCGGCTTCCGCTGGCCGACGCCGTGTTCACCGCGGTGTCGACGATCTGCGTGACCGGCCTCAGCACGATCGACATCGCCACGGTGCTCTCCCCCTTCGGCAAGGCCCTCATCTTCATCGGCGTGAACATCGGCGGTATGGGCGTGCTCACGCTCGCCTCGATCCTCGGCCTGATCATCTCGAAGCGTCTCGGGCTGCGCGCCAAGCTGATCGCCGCGAGCGACTCGAATCCGCTGCGGACCCATGGCGGCCCCGTCAACGAGGGGCAGACGGTCCGCCTGGGCGAGGTGGGCACGCTGCTGCGCACCGTCGCTCTGTCGACCCTGCTCATCGAGGCGCTCGTCGCGCTCGCGCTCTACCCCTCCCTGATCTTCGCGGGCGTCCCTCCTCTCGATGCCCTCTGGGAGGCGCCGTTCTACGCGGCGATGTCGTTCACGAACACCGGCTTCACCCCCAACCCCGGCGGGCTGGTGCCGTTCGCAGACGACTACTTCCTGCTGACCGTGCTCATGGCGGGCGTCTTCCTCGGCAGCATCGGGTTCCCCGTCATCTACTCCCTGTGGCGCCACTACTGGCACGTCCGCAAATGGGGGCTCCACACCAAGCTCACGATCATCACCACCGTGCTGCTGTTCTTCGCGGGGGCAGCCGCCTTCCTCGCGCTCGAGTTCAACAATCCGAAGACCTTCGGCTCGATGGACGCATGGGACACCACATTCCAGGCATTCTTCCTGTCCGCGATGACGAGATCGGGCGGTTTCGCCGTCGTCGACATCGGCGATCTGTACGGCTCGTCGATCATCGTGGGCTGCATGCTCATGTTCGTCGGCGGCGGCTCCGCCTCGACGGCGGGCGGTATCAAGGTCACGACGCTCGCCGTGCTCGCGCTCGCCGTGTGGTCGGAGGCGAAGGGCCGCCAGTCCGTCGAGGCCTTCGGCCGGCGCATCCCGAGCGACGTGCAGCGCGTCGCCCTATCGGTCGTCGCGTGGGGCGCGACGATCGTCGCCCTCTCGACGATCACGATCGCCCAGATCAGCCAGGCGCCTGTCTCGGACGTCCTGTTCGACGTCATCTCGGGGTTCGCGACCGTCGGCCTGTCGACAGGTCTCACGGCGGAGCTCAGCGACCCGGGCGTCTACGTGATGGCCCTGACGATCTTCATGGGCCGCATTGGTACAGTGACTCTCGCCGCGGCGGTGGCCGCGACGAACCGATCGCAGCTGTACTCGCTGCCGGTGGAAAGGCCGATCGTTGGTTGA
- a CDS encoding potassium channel family protein: MVERIRSDAPVLVIGLGRFGAACAGELDRLDREVLAIDESLELVQKWSERVTHTVQADAKNIDALKQIGAQDFQVAVVAVGSSIEASVLITANLVDLKVPQIWAKAVSQSHGKILARVGANHVIYPEREAGERVAHLVSGRMLDFIRFDDDFVLAKMYPPKFIRGVGLNESGVRTKYNVTVVGVKSPGKPFRYAEANTVVTNHDLIIVSGTNSDIERFAALDR, translated from the coding sequence TTGGTTGAGCGGATCAGGAGCGACGCACCCGTCCTGGTGATCGGCCTCGGGCGCTTCGGCGCAGCGTGCGCCGGCGAGCTGGACAGGCTCGATCGCGAGGTGCTCGCGATCGACGAGAGCCTCGAGCTCGTCCAGAAGTGGTCGGAGCGCGTCACCCACACGGTCCAGGCAGACGCCAAGAACATCGATGCCCTGAAGCAGATCGGCGCCCAGGACTTCCAGGTGGCGGTCGTCGCGGTCGGCTCGTCGATCGAGGCATCCGTCCTCATCACCGCGAACCTGGTCGACCTCAAGGTCCCGCAGATCTGGGCGAAGGCGGTGTCGCAGTCGCACGGCAAGATCCTGGCGCGCGTGGGGGCCAACCACGTGATCTACCCCGAGCGCGAGGCCGGCGAGCGCGTCGCGCACCTGGTGAGCGGACGCATGCTCGACTTCATCCGCTTCGACGACGACTTCGTGCTCGCGAAGATGTACCCGCCGAAGTTCATCCGCGGGGTGGGCCTGAACGAGTCCGGCGTGCGGACCAAGTACAACGTGACCGTCGTCGGCGTGAAGAGCCCCGGCAAGCCTTTCCGCTACGCCGAGGCGAACACCGTCGTCACCAACCACGACCTCATCATCGTGTCGGGCACGAACTCCGACATCGAGCGCTTCGCCGCCCTCGACCGCTAA
- the proC gene encoding pyrroline-5-carboxylate reductase — protein MTDSSALPPIAILGAGSMGGAILHGLVGSGLAAGGVTATNRSAAKAAEFAGLAGVTSIALESNPKGNTDAAAAADIVLIGVKPVMVPDLLREIAPVLRPGTIVVSLAAGVTVATFESILGDDVAVLRSMPNTPSLVGRGVTGLAAGTHADEVAVAVVRRLFETVGTVVEVPESQIDPLSTISGSGPAYFFLVVEEFTRAAIGQGFSEADARLMAEQTFIGAAALLEASDDDPAELRRRVTSPKGTTERAVAVLQEARLDDVFARATDAALARAKELAAGG, from the coding sequence ATGACCGACAGCTCCGCCCTTCCCCCGATCGCGATCCTCGGTGCCGGCTCGATGGGCGGTGCGATCCTGCACGGCCTGGTGGGCTCCGGCCTCGCGGCCGGAGGGGTTACCGCGACCAACCGCTCGGCCGCCAAGGCCGCAGAGTTCGCCGGCCTCGCGGGCGTGACGAGCATCGCGCTCGAGTCGAACCCGAAGGGCAACACGGATGCCGCGGCCGCCGCCGACATCGTCCTCATCGGCGTCAAGCCGGTCATGGTCCCCGACCTCCTGCGCGAGATCGCTCCGGTGCTTCGGCCGGGGACGATCGTGGTGAGCCTGGCGGCCGGCGTGACCGTCGCCACCTTCGAATCGATCCTCGGCGACGATGTCGCGGTGCTCCGCTCCATGCCGAACACGCCGTCGCTGGTCGGCAGGGGAGTGACCGGCCTCGCCGCCGGCACCCACGCCGACGAGGTCGCGGTGGCCGTCGTCCGGCGCCTGTTCGAGACCGTCGGCACGGTCGTCGAGGTGCCCGAGTCGCAGATCGACCCGCTGTCGACGATCTCGGGATCGGGGCCGGCCTACTTCTTCCTCGTCGTCGAGGAGTTCACCAGGGCTGCGATCGGCCAGGGGTTCTCCGAGGCCGATGCCCGGCTGATGGCCGAGCAGACCTTCATCGGCGCTGCGGCGCTGCTGGAGGCATCCGACGACGACCCGGCCGAGCTCCGCCGACGCGTCACCAGCCCCAAGGGCACGACCGAGCGGGCCGTCGCCGTGCTGCAGGAGGCACGGCTCGACGACGTGTTCGCGCGCGCGACCGACGCGGCGCTCGCCCGCGCGAAGGAGCTCGCGGCGGGCGGTTAG
- a CDS encoding ArsR/SmtB family transcription factor, with amino-acid sequence MHALDVLGDPVRRRLLELLADGERSAGDLGETVQREFGISQPAVSQHLRVLRESGFATVRPEGTRRLYAVDPAPLEAADGWFDPFRRMWQPKLDALGTELARGRRARRLAPAESSPEPEGPSDDTDKEN; translated from the coding sequence GTGCACGCCCTCGATGTCCTCGGCGATCCGGTCCGCCGGCGCCTGCTCGAACTCCTCGCCGACGGCGAGCGCAGCGCGGGCGACCTCGGCGAGACCGTGCAGCGCGAGTTCGGGATCTCCCAGCCCGCGGTCTCGCAGCATCTGCGGGTGCTGCGGGAGTCGGGCTTCGCGACCGTCCGACCGGAGGGCACCCGACGGCTGTACGCGGTCGACCCGGCGCCCCTCGAGGCAGCGGACGGCTGGTTCGATCCCTTTCGGCGGATGTGGCAGCCGAAGCTCGACGCCTTGGGCACCGAGCTCGCGCGCGGACGCCGGGCACGGCGACTCGCCCCGGCGGAGTCCTCCCCCGAACCCGAAGGCCCGTCCGACGACACCGACAAGGAGAACTGA
- a CDS encoding SRPBCC family protein, which produces MVDVNAQIGAVDRAVRTTEIDGDEARVQTLAQDYPSPIDDVWDAVTSAERIVRWFAPVDGELRLGGRYQVVGNAGGEVLVCTPPHDGRAGYRVTWEYGGGVSWLEIGLTRIDDESTRLELTHIAKIAGLPPGFWETYGPGATGVGWDQGLLGLALHLTGGERIAPEEAEAWMVGDEGKRFARAAADGWAAAQIADGADPDAAASAATRTYLFYTGQTADEAAES; this is translated from the coding sequence ATGGTGGACGTGAACGCGCAGATCGGCGCGGTCGACCGCGCCGTGCGCACGACCGAGATAGACGGCGACGAGGCACGCGTGCAGACGCTGGCCCAGGACTACCCGTCGCCGATCGACGACGTATGGGATGCCGTCACCTCGGCAGAGCGGATCGTGCGGTGGTTCGCCCCGGTCGACGGCGAACTCCGCCTCGGGGGTCGGTACCAGGTCGTCGGCAACGCCGGCGGAGAGGTGCTGGTCTGCACTCCCCCGCACGACGGCCGCGCCGGGTACCGCGTGACGTGGGAGTACGGCGGCGGGGTCTCGTGGCTCGAGATCGGGCTCACTCGGATCGACGACGAGTCGACCCGGCTCGAGCTGACCCACATCGCGAAGATCGCCGGCCTGCCGCCGGGCTTCTGGGAGACGTACGGGCCCGGGGCCACGGGTGTCGGCTGGGACCAGGGTCTGCTGGGCCTCGCGCTGCACCTGACCGGCGGCGAGCGCATCGCGCCCGAGGAGGCCGAGGCGTGGATGGTGGGCGACGAGGGAAAGCGGTTCGCGCGGGCGGCCGCAGACGGCTGGGCCGCCGCGCAGATCGCCGACGGGGCGGATCCGGATGCCGCGGCGAGCGCCGCCACCCGCACCTACCTCTTCTACACCGGACAGACGGCGGACGAGGCCGCGGAGTCCTGA
- a CDS encoding alpha/beta hydrolase, whose product MTLFDGITERVIETARLNVNILERAGDEPSTPPDRTVVLIHGNVSSSLFWQELMQDLPTDLRVIAIDLRGFGGTEHAPIDATRGVRDFSDDVHATLEALDIRRAHLVGWSMGGGVVMQYALDHPVLSLTLESPVSPYGVGPTRRDGTRLTDDDAGCGGGSTNPDFVQRLIDHDESDEAPTSPRNVFRSSYVADGYTSENEDVWVASMLTTSTATGNYPGDSARSENWPGFAPGRIGVLNSMAPQYYDVSGIVDLGEKPPVLWVHGTLDPIVSDSSLYEFNNLGKLGIIPEWPGDEVAPPQPMVSQMRDVLAAYSAGGGVVTELALEGVGHTAHLERPAEFRHALLTVIGYVGPSAHPAPPTEAIIIRSAD is encoded by the coding sequence ATGACCCTCTTCGACGGCATCACGGAGCGCGTCATCGAGACTGCGCGACTGAACGTCAACATTCTCGAGCGCGCGGGCGACGAGCCCAGCACGCCCCCGGATCGCACGGTCGTCCTGATCCACGGGAACGTCTCGTCGTCCCTGTTCTGGCAGGAGCTGATGCAGGACCTGCCCACCGATCTCCGGGTGATCGCCATCGACCTGCGGGGGTTCGGCGGGACGGAGCACGCGCCGATCGACGCGACCCGAGGAGTGCGCGACTTCAGTGACGACGTGCATGCGACGCTCGAAGCGCTCGATATCCGCCGCGCCCACCTCGTCGGGTGGTCGATGGGCGGCGGCGTGGTCATGCAGTACGCCCTCGACCACCCTGTGCTCAGTCTGACGCTGGAGTCCCCCGTCTCGCCCTACGGCGTCGGTCCCACGCGACGCGACGGCACACGCCTCACCGACGACGACGCGGGCTGCGGTGGGGGCAGCACCAATCCCGACTTCGTGCAGCGCCTCATCGACCACGACGAATCGGACGAGGCACCCACGTCGCCGCGGAACGTCTTCCGCTCGAGCTACGTCGCCGACGGGTACACGAGCGAGAACGAGGACGTGTGGGTCGCATCGATGCTCACGACGTCGACGGCGACCGGCAACTACCCGGGCGACAGTGCCCGGAGCGAGAACTGGCCGGGCTTCGCCCCGGGCAGGATCGGGGTTCTCAACTCGATGGCACCGCAGTACTACGACGTGTCGGGCATCGTCGACCTCGGCGAGAAGCCGCCGGTGCTGTGGGTGCACGGCACGCTGGACCCGATCGTCTCGGACTCCTCGCTCTACGAATTCAACAACCTCGGCAAGCTCGGAATCATCCCGGAGTGGCCGGGCGACGAGGTCGCCCCGCCGCAGCCGATGGTGTCGCAGATGCGCGATGTGCTCGCCGCCTACTCCGCCGGCGGCGGCGTCGTCACCGAGCTCGCCCTCGAGGGGGTCGGTCACACCGCGCACCTCGAGCGTCCGGCCGAGTTCCGCCACGCGCTGCTGACCGTGATCGGCTACGTCGGCCCGTCGGCGCATCCCGCCCCGCCCACCGAGGCGATCATCATCCGCTCGGCCGACTGA
- a CDS encoding cation diffusion facilitator family transporter yields the protein MSASGGGKAIIAAFLANMGIALAKFVAWLISGSASMLAEAIHSVADSGNQLLLLLGGRRAKRAADRDHPFGYGRERYVYAFVVSIILFSVGGLFSIYEGIEKITHPHELTNYWVPIAVLVIAIVLESFSLRTAIHESNHIRAKGQSWVSFVRHAKAPELPVVLLEDVGALIGLVFALFGVGMTWITGNPLFDALGTLMIGTLLIIIAITLGIETKSLLVGEGATVADHDRIVSAITDGPEIEKLIHIKTLYLGPDELMVAAKLGFHSDKPLASVASDIDRIEKRVREAVPTARVIYLEPDIYRPGDDPTPPTEDFVIRSMD from the coding sequence ATGAGTGCTTCCGGTGGCGGCAAGGCGATCATCGCGGCGTTCCTGGCGAACATGGGCATCGCCCTCGCCAAGTTCGTCGCCTGGCTCATCTCGGGGTCCGCGTCGATGCTCGCGGAGGCCATCCACTCCGTCGCCGACTCGGGCAACCAGCTGCTCCTCCTCCTCGGCGGTCGCCGCGCCAAGCGCGCCGCGGACCGCGACCACCCGTTCGGCTACGGACGGGAGCGGTACGTCTACGCCTTCGTCGTCTCGATCATCCTCTTCTCGGTCGGCGGCCTGTTCTCGATCTACGAGGGCATCGAGAAGATCACGCACCCGCACGAGCTGACGAACTACTGGGTGCCCATCGCGGTGCTCGTCATCGCCATCGTCCTCGAGTCCTTCTCGCTGCGCACCGCGATCCACGAGAGCAACCACATCCGCGCCAAGGGACAGTCGTGGGTCTCGTTCGTGCGCCATGCGAAGGCGCCCGAGCTGCCCGTCGTGCTGCTCGAAGACGTGGGCGCGCTCATCGGCCTCGTGTTCGCGCTGTTCGGGGTCGGCATGACCTGGATCACGGGCAACCCGCTGTTCGACGCTCTCGGGACCCTCATGATCGGCACGCTGCTGATCATCATCGCGATCACCCTCGGCATCGAGACCAAGAGCCTCCTCGTCGGCGAGGGGGCGACGGTGGCCGACCACGACCGCATCGTGAGCGCCATCACCGACGGCCCCGAGATCGAGAAGCTCATCCACATCAAGACCCTCTACCTCGGCCCGGACGAGCTGATGGTGGCGGCCAAGCTCGGCTTCCACTCCGACAAGCCGCTCGCGTCCGTCGCCTCCGACATCGACCGCATCGAGAAGCGCGTCCGCGAGGCGGTGCCCACGGCGCGTGTGATCTACCTCGAGCCCGACATCTACCGCCCGGGTGACGATCCGACTCCTCCGACCGAGGACTTCGTCATCCGGTCCATGGACTGA
- a CDS encoding LLM class F420-dependent oxidoreductase gives MEYCLFTEPQQGASYDDQLAFAQAGERHGFDGYFRSDHYLHMGDGDPHPGPTDAWTTLAGLARETSRIRLGTLVSSVTYRLPGILAIQVAQVDAMSGGRAELGLGTGWFEREHRAYGIPFPAKRFDLLEEQLELITGLWGTPADETYSFSGRHYELTDAPALPRPVQERVPVIVGGAGPRRTPELAARFATEFNIGFRPEHEIAEKFAGVRAACERVGRDPESLRLSVALPTLAAASPAELDHRASNIGRTVDELRGDTNIVGGRDEIIAKVERLAALGADRVYLQLMDLRDLGQVGFLGEDVLPHLPR, from the coding sequence GTGGAGTACTGCCTCTTCACCGAGCCCCAGCAGGGCGCGAGCTACGACGACCAGCTCGCGTTCGCGCAGGCCGGCGAGCGCCACGGCTTCGACGGGTACTTCCGCTCCGACCACTACCTCCACATGGGCGACGGCGACCCCCACCCCGGTCCGACGGACGCCTGGACGACGCTCGCCGGCCTCGCACGGGAGACCTCGCGCATCCGCCTCGGGACGCTCGTGTCGTCGGTGACGTACCGGCTGCCGGGCATCCTCGCGATCCAGGTCGCCCAGGTCGACGCGATGTCGGGCGGACGCGCCGAGCTCGGCCTCGGCACGGGGTGGTTCGAGCGCGAGCACCGGGCCTACGGCATCCCCTTCCCCGCGAAGCGGTTCGACCTCCTCGAGGAGCAGCTCGAGCTCATCACCGGCCTGTGGGGCACACCGGCCGACGAGACCTACAGCTTCTCGGGCAGGCACTACGAGCTCACGGATGCCCCGGCACTGCCCAGGCCCGTCCAGGAGCGGGTGCCGGTGATCGTCGGCGGCGCCGGGCCGCGGCGGACGCCCGAACTCGCCGCACGGTTCGCGACCGAGTTCAACATCGGCTTCCGGCCCGAGCACGAGATCGCCGAGAAGTTCGCCGGAGTCCGTGCCGCCTGCGAGCGCGTCGGCCGCGACCCGGAGTCGCTCAGGCTCTCGGTCGCGCTGCCGACCCTGGCCGCGGCATCCCCGGCCGAGCTCGACCACCGCGCGTCCAACATCGGCCGCACCGTCGACGAGCTGCGCGGCGACACGAACATCGTCGGCGGTCGCGACGAGATCATCGCCAAGGTCGAGCGGCTGGCCGCGCTGGGTGCCGACCGCGTCTATCTGCAGCTCATGGATCTGCGCGATCTCGGCCAGGTCGGCTTCCTCGGCGAGGACGTGCTGCCTCACCTCCCCCGCTGA
- a CDS encoding DUF2306 domain-containing protein: MTRLIEPVRTAPVATRSGRLAGRIGWTFVLLAALAVVAYSAVPYFTASLHDLAGEEVGLAPTYAETSVFVQGALYVHIAGSATALVLGALQFWRGLRTRAPRVHRWIGRIYLTGVAVGGVGGLIIAPSSPAGYVGFFGFGALGVLWLASGWRAYRAIRRRDVPSHQAWMIRNYALTYAGVTLRVWLPLLLLAPLLLGQPWEFDSAFANAYAAVPFLCWLPNLVVAEWLIRRRGLPSYRLPVTRG; encoded by the coding sequence GTGACCCGCCTCATCGAACCCGTTCGCACCGCCCCGGTCGCCACGCGCTCCGGCCGTCTCGCCGGCCGCATCGGCTGGACCTTCGTCCTGCTCGCCGCACTGGCCGTCGTCGCCTACTCGGCGGTGCCGTACTTCACCGCGTCGCTCCACGACCTCGCCGGCGAGGAGGTCGGGCTCGCCCCCACGTACGCCGAGACCTCCGTCTTCGTGCAGGGAGCGCTCTACGTCCACATCGCCGGCAGCGCGACCGCCCTCGTCCTGGGCGCTCTGCAGTTCTGGCGCGGCCTGCGCACCCGGGCACCGCGCGTGCATCGCTGGATCGGGCGGATCTACCTGACGGGTGTCGCCGTGGGAGGCGTCGGCGGGCTGATCATCGCCCCGTCGAGCCCTGCAGGGTACGTCGGCTTCTTCGGCTTCGGTGCCCTGGGCGTCCTGTGGCTCGCCAGCGGCTGGCGCGCCTACCGTGCGATCCGCCGACGGGACGTGCCGAGCCATCAGGCGTGGATGATCCGCAACTACGCCCTGACCTATGCGGGTGTGACGCTTCGGGTATGGCTGCCGCTGCTGCTGCTCGCCCCGCTTCTCCTCGGGCAGCCGTGGGAGTTCGACTCCGCCTTCGCGAACGCGTACGCCGCTGTGCCGTTCCTGTGCTGGCTGCCGAACCTCGTGGTCGCCGAGTGGCTCATCCGCCGTCGCGGACTGCCCTCGTACCGGCTGCCGGTCACGCGCGGCTGA
- a CDS encoding nucleoside deaminase, with the protein MDLALALADAAGAAGDVPVGAVVTDASGQVIGRGRNLREVTHDPTGHAEVVALREAAASLASWNLDGCTLVVTLEPCIMCAGAMLQARVSRLVFGAWDEKAGAAGSMYDVVRDRRLPYRAEVVAGVREAEASALLRAFFDARR; encoded by the coding sequence ATGGACCTCGCGCTCGCGCTGGCGGACGCGGCGGGCGCCGCAGGCGACGTTCCCGTCGGTGCGGTGGTGACGGATGCCTCGGGCCAGGTGATCGGGCGCGGCCGCAACCTCCGCGAGGTCACCCACGACCCGACGGGGCACGCCGAAGTGGTGGCGCTCCGGGAGGCCGCGGCATCCCTCGCCTCCTGGAACCTCGACGGCTGCACGCTCGTGGTCACCCTCGAGCCCTGCATCATGTGCGCGGGGGCGATGCTGCAGGCGCGAGTCTCGCGGCTCGTGTTCGGCGCCTGGGACGAGAAGGCGGGCGCCGCCGGGTCGATGTACGACGTCGTGCGCGACCGACGCCTGCCGTATCGGGCCGAGGTGGTCGCGGGGGTGCGGGAGGCCGAGGCATCCGCTCTTCTCCGCGCCTTCTTCGACGCCCGGCGCTGA